A region of Saccharomyces mikatae IFO 1815 strain IFO1815 genome assembly, chromosome: 12 DNA encodes the following proteins:
- the YPT6 gene encoding Rab family GTPase YPT6 (similar to Saccharomyces cerevisiae YPT6 (YLR262C); ancestral locus Anc_6.49) yields the protein MSRSGKSLTKYKIVFLGEQGVGKTSLITRFMYDTFDDHYQATIGIDFLSKTMYLDDKTIRLQLWDTAGQERFRSLIPSYIRDSRVAIIVYDITKRKSFEYIDKWIEDVKNERGEENVILCIVGNKSDLSDERQISTEEGEKKAKLLGAKIFMETSTKAGYNVKTLFKKIAKSLPEFQNSESTPLDTENANKGGNQNKPGVIDISTTDEQEQSGCQC from the coding sequence ATGAGCAGATCTGGAAAATCATTGACAAAGTACAAGATTGTTTTTCTGGGGGAACAAGGTGTTGGAAAAACATCTCTGATCACTAGATTTATGTACGACACATTTGACGACCACTATCAGGCCACGATTGGTatagattttctttccaagaCCATGTATTTAGATGATAAGACGATTAGATTACAGTTGTGGGATACAGCAGGTCAAGAAAGATTTAGATCATTAATACCTTCATATATAAGAGACTCGAGAGTCGCTATTATCGTTTATGACAttaccaaaagaaaatcatttGAATATATTGATAAATGGATAGAAGAtgttaaaaatgaaagaggGGAGGAGAACGTAATATTATGTATCGTCGGTAATAAAAGTGATCTGTCAGATGAAAGGCAAATCTCAACCGAAGAAGGAGAGAAAAAAGCCAAATTATTGGGCGCTAAAATCTTCATGGAAACTTCCACAAAGGCAGGCTATAACGTTAAAACcttattcaaaaagattgCTAAATCGTTACCTGAATTCCAAAACAGTGAATCGACTCCCTTGGATACTGAAAACGCAAACAAAGGTGGAAATCAAAACAAACCAGGTGTCATTGACATTTCTACCACAGACGAGCAAGAACAAAGCGGTTGCCAGTGCTAG
- the LCB5 gene encoding sphinganine kinase LCB5 (similar to Saccharomyces cerevisiae LCB5 (YLR260W) and LCB4 (YOR171C); ancestral locus Anc_6.48), whose protein sequence is MTLRPSKRRKGRSRHSVKKQITSAILTEEGIMIKAKPSSPYTYANRMADKRSRNSVDNISRTSFQSNSDNNSIFETASLISCVTCLSDTDTIDRSETSTTNTSKDDLSANPKLHYPSVNGQLPANTVIPYGRILDARYIEKEPLHYYDATSSPSSPLNSSISNVSEKYDLGELNSIQQTEKKTKSVSRGSNSSSSLISSKSPFTKLVEVIFARPRRHDVVPKRVSLLIDYKPHPSPHLNEDGDLVEEILKRSYKNTRRNKSIFVIINPFGGKGKAKKLFMTKAKPLLLASQCSIEVVYTKYPGHAIEIAREMDIDQYDTIACASGDGIPHEVINGLYRRPDHVKAFNKLAITEIPCGSGNAMSVSCHWTNNPSYSTLCLIKSIETKIDLMCCSQPSYAKKHPKLSFLSQTYGLIAETDINTEFIRWMGPARFELGVAFNIIQKKRYPCDIYVKYAAKSKNELKTHYLEYKNKGSLEYQHIAMNKCNEDRDNYNYENDQEIDDGDDEESDDGVEEDDHSVLCNSIDPSTDQIKEENFKIKYPLDDGVPSDWERLDPNISNNLGIFYTGKMPYVAADTKFFPAALPSDGTMDMVITDARTSLTRMAPILLGLDKGSHVLQPEVLHSKILAYKIIPKLTNGLFSVDGEKFPLEPLQVEIMPRLCKTLLRNGRYVDTDFDSM, encoded by the coding sequence ATGACGTTGAGGCCTTCAAAGAGACGTAAGGGCAGGTCTCGTCACTCTGTAAAGAAGCAGATAACATCAGCCATTCTGACCGAGGAAGGAATAATGATTAAGGCCAAACCGTCAAGTCCCTACACGTATGCAAATAGAATGGCAGATAAACGAAGTCGCAACAGCGTTGATAACATTAGCAGAACAAGCTTTCAAAGCAACAGTGATAACAACagtatttttgaaacagcTTCACTAATTAGCTGTGTAACCTGTTTGAGCGATACCGATACAATAGATAGATCGGAAACATCTACGACCAATACAAGTAAGGATGACCTTTCCGCCAATCCAAAACTTCATTATCCGTCAGTGAATGGGCAACTGCCAGCAAACACCGTTATACCCTACGGACGAATCTTGGATGCCAGATACATCGAAAAGGAACCCCTGCATTATTATGACGCAACGTCATCACCCAGTTCCCCTCTGAACAGCTCTATTAGCAACGTtagtgaaaaatatgacCTTGGTGAATTAAACTCTATCCAACAAacggaaaagaaaactaagTCAGTATCACGCGGGAGCAATAGCAGTAGCAGCCTCATCTCTTCAAAATCTCCTTTCACGAAACTAGTCGAAGTCATATTCGCAAGGCCAAGGCGACATGACGTTGTACCCAAAAGGGTTTCACTTTTAATCGACTACAAACCGCACCCCTCTCCTCATTTGAACGAAGATGGTGATTTGGTTGAGGAAATCCTGAAGAGAAGCTACAAAAATACCAGAAGGAACAAATCCATATTCGTAATTATTAATCCGTTTGGCGGTAAAGGTAAGGCCAAAAAGCTGTTCATGACAAAGGCGAAACCATTACTATTGGCTAGCCAGTGCTCCATAGAAGTTGTTTATACCAAATATCCTGGTCATGCTATAGAAATTGCACGAGAAATGGACATTGACCAGTATGACACTATTGCTTGCGCATCAGGTGATGGTATCCCTCATGAGGTCATTAATGGGTTATACCGAAGGCCTGATCACGTCAAAGCATTTAACAAACTGGCCATTACTGAAATTCCGTGCGGATCAGGAAACGCAATGAGTGTATCCTGCCACTGGACAAACAATCCCTCATATTCAACATTATGTTTAATCAAATCGATAGAGACCAAAATTGATCTAATGTGTTGCTCGCAACCTTCTTATGCCAAAAAGCATCCAAAGTTGTCATTTTTAAGTCAAACATACGGCCTCATTGCAGAAACTGACATCAATACAGAATTTATTAGATGGATGGGGCCCGCAAGGTTTGAATTGGGTGTGGCATTCAAcattatacaaaaaaaaagatatccTTGTGACATATATGTCAAATACGCCGCCAAATCGAAAAATGAGTTAAAAACTCACTACTTagaatacaaaaataaaggctCATTGGAATATCAGCATATTGCCATGAACAAATGTAATGAAGACCGTGATAACTACAATTATGAGAATGATCAGGAAATCGATGACggagatgatgaagaaagcGACGATGGGGTGGAGGAAGATGATCATTCGGTACTTTGTAATTCAATCGACCCTAGTACGGATCAGattaaagaagagaacttcaaaataaaatatccGTTGGATGATGGTGTCCCTAGTGACTGGGAAAGATTGGATCCCAATATATCAAACAATTTGGGTATCTTCTACACGGGTAAAATGCCATATGTGGCTGCCGacactaaattctttcCAGCTGCACTTCCTTCAGATGGTACAATGGATATGGTTATTACTGATGCAAGAACGTCATTAACGAGAATGGCTCCAATATTGCTAGGACTAGATAAGGGTTCTCATGTCTTACAACCGGAAGTTCTACACTCTAAAATTTTGGCATACAAAATAATACCCAAACTGACAAATGGTTTGTTCTCTGTTGATGGTGAGAAATTTCCTTTAGAGCCTTTACAAGTTGAAATAATGCCGCGTCTGTGTAAGACATTATTGAGAAATGGGCGCTATGTGGACACAGATTTCGATTCCATGtga